Within Anopheles nili chromosome 3, idAnoNiliSN_F5_01, whole genome shotgun sequence, the genomic segment CTCAGAATAAATCTTTTCATGCTACACAAATGGCCGCTCCGTGGaatgggtggttgggaaagttttccaccagcaagcgGGCGCAGATTCGCTCAACGCGACCAAAACAATTGCCGAGAAGTTTAGCGTGCTCAAATTAGCCACATCTCGGTGCGATCCAAATATAACGCAAGCACACAAAGGCCTGCCGTCGGTCACTTCGCGGGCTTCCGGGCCATTTGGTTCTCCAGGTTTGTAGTGCTCACAGCATCCACAATAGCCGGCGGGTTTTTCTTCGACTTTCAAGCAGTTCATCACGTTGATGAAGAGAAAATAACACCACATCCCGTGGTGACATTCCGAGAAAGCAACCGTGCGGCGTGAAGGATGGTGCGAATGCATTGTTATGCTGGCCATGTGCTtcgaagaaaaggaagtgAATGGGTCAAATTTAGCGGTtctgttattattttcatccGCAGCGAAGGATGCCCTCAGGATGCAGTGGTTCTATTCCGGTTTCCGGTAGCGTGTTGACACCAGGGTAAAGGATTGAAGGTCTGCCTGAACGCACAATAGAGCGAAGGAATGCACAATTTCCGCCATGGCCATGTGCGGGTGAAAAATGCGTTTTCTGTCCAAAACGACCACCTCGACGGTTTAGCCTTTTGCTGACGCACAGAGGCGTGaggataaattgaatttagaaTGCCATTACATTCGACAGAGCAAAACGGGAAATCAAATGGACGCTGGATTGCAGCTTCCGACGCGCCCACGTCGCACAGATGCAAATGGAATTCAAATAAGAAAAGGGAAATCGAATTTACTCGGAACAAGCGAGCCAATGTCCGTGTGCAAACATTCGCGAACCGGCCAACGAAGTATAAACACAGCAGCTAAAACATGATCATCCTTTCCGCCGAACGCAACGGAAATTGGCCAGATAATTGTTTTCCCGAAACTGTTTTCCAACCCCTCGCCGGAACTGGACACAGCGTAGCATCCGATCCCGGCAAAAACAAACTTCGGACACTGTGTAACAGACAAATAACGTATCGCGCACGTGGATAAAGTCAATTTTTCCACAAAGAACCTTTCTATATGTAGCTTGCCCGAGGCAGCTATAAAAATGTGAAAGTTTCGAAACATTTATTGCCCAATTGAATtgactgcttttttttaacgcaTATCTGCAGTAAATTAGGAGATTGTTAGACTTCTCGTCTTAAATTTGCATGGTATAACATTTCCTCGAAACTGTGCGGCGTGGTTTCATGAAACTTTCACAAAAGATCACACTTTACCACGCTCAATGTCTTCTTTATATCTCGCTCACCAATGTGTCGGGGAGAAGATACGCAGAATCGTTAAGCTCACAATTGAATTGCTAATCGGCTTTTGCTCCCATCCATTCATGGCGCCCCGGGGCTGTTAATGTAAAGCATATGCACAATTTTGCCACCGAGACCGCCAAAGGTGCGAATTTTCAGCTTTTATAATGCTTTTGCTGGCGCTTTGATCAATGGCCAAATTTCCACCAACTACCGACTTGTGAGCGTGAGGATTCAAGTTCACTCGCATTCGAAACATCGATCCCGGCGGGAGATCGGCCTTTGCTGCAGGGTATCCGAGCCCGGTGGTTATGCGTATCCTGCCGCACCTTGTGGCAAGGATACGACCGGAAGTCTTGTCACGTTTTCGCTACATATGTCTCCGTCGGCTGGCCTGTTGGTGGCGAAATCGCAGAAATCAATCCCACACTCGAACCGATCGGGAATGGTGTCGACCGGAAGCTTGAGCTGGGACATAAATGTAACACGAGATTTGTGTAAGTGGCTACCGAAACCCTGTCTGAATTCCGTTTTCAACCATGAGATCATCTTGCTTTAATGCGAGACGACGGGAGATAACATTTTCGCCGGAAATGCTATGCACATTTTCATGTTCTGCAAACTTTTCAATGATTCAAAATGCGAACAAACAAGCTTTATGGATGCTGGACTGTGTCCGAGACGGCATTAGACATTCTTTCGGGCGGGCATTATTCTCCATACCAAATACGTTGAATCgttaattaaaacatcatcCAGTAAGGCAATTAAAAGACTGAGAGCAGCTTTATGAACGCGACGGATTGGAAGCAAATTTTAGAtcgttattgttttgtaaGCAACGTTTTGCTAAGTAGAGTCACTTCAATCAAAGAGCCCATCTAAATTACGCTTCCGTTGTTCGCTCACCAGGATTTCTTCTCGGAGAAGCGTTGCGCAACAGCCTTGTTAAGAGCCAGCTCCTgcattaattattatttatttatgtacgAAGCACGACTGCTGATGTCGAGAATTCAGAGGCTTTAGAGCGAAAAAGCGAGACGCTTTTCCACGAGTTAAAGCCAAAGAAGGGCTAAGGACACTTCTGGCAGCAACCGTAAAGGATCGCTTTCTCTGATGATAGCCGTCATTTGAGATTACGCTTCTCCTTGTCCTTCGATGTCCATTAtcgaacaaaatgaaacgacGATGGTGCAGTaatcaatccaatcaaattcCCTGCTTAAATTCATCAAACTGTTCATCACGGGCTTAGTTTTCAAGCCCGTGTGTATGCAAATAATTATATCAAGGATTTTCTTAGTCCGACATTATGCACGATAATGCCATCAAAAGATTCTAATAAGATTTCATACGATAACATAAACAAGTAGTGTTATGAGGAACTTCCCTGAAGTAATTGTTAGTATGATGCGACAGATAATATCGATAATAAAGTTGATATCATCAATACGATGCTTTACATCTAtcctttatattttttcttgttataTAAGCATCAATCCAGTTTCACATTACAACTTTCCTTGCGTTCTAGAAACCTTACATTAAAGCTACATGCATCTACTGGATATGAAAAATGTTCCAGGCCATTATTCATTTTGTAACGTAAAACTTATTACTTTATCCAACAAGCCATCTCAACCACCCACATAGCAGTGTTTGATATCATCTGAGCTCAACGTTCTTTTACAAACTCCATTCAGATTTTAGTATGAAAAAGAATGCGATTAAACGTTAAATTAACGAAGCGGTAAATATTAGACCGACGCTAACAACGACGCTTAAGTGCCATTTGAATCCGATCTGGTCTGCTTTACCTTTTTATCAACCATTTGATCAAGCTGTCGAGCCAGCGGTGGTGCTGTAAAAATGCTTATTCTAAACAGATTCGATTAGAACaagcaaattgaattatgttgGAGAATGCTCGAGACTGtggattgaaattttaatcaagGTACCGTCTCTTTTGATGTCTAACAATGTCTGTTTCTTTATGTTTCGAGTGCTGCGATTGATTTTAGCTTTGGTTTGTAAACTAGAGTTACTTTTACTAACAATACATGTTATTTACATAAATCTATGAGCCAAATTAGTATACCCCTATAATTACAGGACATCTTGGTTCTTTGCTGTTATTTGTCATAAAAATGGATTAATAATTTACTATTATTACATGAGCATGCAATAAAACCCTACTAAATGTTCGACTTGCCCATCCCGGCTCGGTGCTGATTATTGTGAAAGGTTCTCCTTCGTCCCCACGTTGCATCCGCTTGCTGATGCATCGTGTCGAGTGGACAATCGAGCCGATCATGAGCTAGAACCATTATACAACCCATTCCGACGCAAAGCTCCGAGCTGTTACGCACGGAACTATTAAACGTGCCGGTTCGTCCCAGCGTCGATGCACCGGGCGAAACATGTGCAGCTACTTACCTTCATTAGCTTCCGCCGTCGAGGGTTGGGGTTGAGGGAGTCACGAATGTACTATCTCGttccgcgtgcgtgtgtgtaagtTCAGCGATGCAAACGGCCACTTATGGATGATGACGCTGGCGTTGTTTGCCACCAGCACTGTGTGGCTCTATCTTGCTCGATCTGGCAAACCACTTTGCACTATCTGTTGGCCTCAGTAGGCCACTGTCCACAATGTACCGTGTCTACGATAGGGCTTCCCGACGGCGATTGATGGCACCCACACAACAAGCGctaggggtggcttttccacagcgcAATAGTGCAGTGCGTCTACTGCCTATTGATGATGATCACTCGCGACGATGACGAACACTACCGCGACGGGCTCACGATGCAACACGGCTATGAAAACGTGATCTGGCAATGgagaaccacacacacgctcgatcTGTCGGCGCACCCTGCGAAGTAGCCGCGTTGTTGCTGACTAATGCGTTAACAAGGGCTTGCTGGGCTTGCAAAATAGATCGGCGGTTTCGTTTGGTGTTGATGGCCACCGGGGCGGATGTTTTGCACTCGGTTAAGGGTAATGGCGCACAATAAATGTTACCACACACTTGCAATTTGCACTGCAATGAGATCACGTTGGTTCGAGATCACTTTTTGGAGAAATTAATCCCACCTTGATCGCTCACTCACACTGCAGCGAGAAACTAGGCGAGGTGTTCACCTTGAGCCGTACGTCGTTGTTGCACTTTCCGTGGATGAATGTACAGCGCATTTTGAAAGGACAAACGCGTTTAGGGACACTGATTAATCGAACGCCACGTGTGATGTTTCCAATTCAAACAAGCACTATAACCGTCAAAGTATTTTTGCACTCCGTTAGAGATACTTCAGCACACTATGGATTATAGCAATACACTCTGTTTAACTCGTATACATGAGCCAGGACCGTAGGGTTTCTACTTCCGTATCAGACCACTCTCCATGCGCAACTGACGCCGGTTCGATGGTGAGAGGCAACTCAGATTTACACAACGGCACCTTGTTAGTATACTAGAGCTTGTGCAATTGTCGTCGCTACAACCGCTACTGATGCGCCAATTCAACTCGACTGCTAACACTCGCCGTCTGCGATTGAATGCCTGGTCGGATGCTGCCGGTTGTTTGGGAAATCTGGCGTATAACCGAATCTCGCGATGCTAGCTCGGAAAATGAGACCGACGTACATAAACCGACATGGGTGCATACGGCACACcgagagatagagtgagagagagagcaagagagaacaCCCACGGTTGATAAGCGGGAAGATATGCGCGGGCGCCCACCAAAGCTGGAAGGAAATGTTTGGAAAAAAGCGAGACAgcaggaaagtgaaaatgagAGCGACAGCGGCCCTATGTACAAACCACCCTAGAGGCTTCCGCCCTTGCCCGGCGCAGTTACCtaatgggattttattttccaacgcaCCGCGAACACCGGTAAGTGTCGGAACGATGGCTAACGAagccttgtttgttcccgcaCGACCTACGCTAGAGTGGATGGGTCCTCGTTCCGCTCGCAAGACGCCAGTTCGGACCTAGTCCATTAACAGATACGCTTCATTTGAATGTAGCCTGAtgtttaattcaatcaaattcACGGGTTCTTGCAAAATAGTTCTCCCCGGTCGTTCTTGCGACCGCAGTAGGCGATGCCGATGCCACACAGTAAGGACTGCTACTGCTCGCCTGGTGAACTGCGAAATCAACAGGCTGCCACCGCCATGGCCAATGGTCGCATCAGTGTGAAAATATTCGTATCCCTGGCAGACCTCTCCGCCGCCGTTGGCTCCCTTTTACCGGTGAGCAGATCCATCGCAGTACATAGGGCTCTTGCGATATACAAAACACAACCGGCACCACTAtcgttctcgctcgcaccatcGCACGACACGGACCGTTGGCGGCTGCACGTGGGCCGGCAACGTGCGATCGGGCAAGTTCATGTTTCCGATGCGTCTCCATGGCCTGCTCGTCGGCGTTGGTGGAGGCGCAACACGCAGGGTGACGGGaacaatagcaacaaaaacacacatcgcGGATTATGGTGGACGGGCGGCATatgcctgctgctgttgttttctGTGCCGGCGTATTAGTTGCATCCAACGCTGAAACCGGGCCACTGCGATAGGCTGTGTTTCCACCCTCGCAACCATCCCTTAAAGCACGCACACATAATCGCACGTGCGCGATGGGGGAAGAAAGGTGCACAAGAGCATCCGTTTGCTGGGAacgctgggaaaaaaaaagattttgcACATACACCCGTGAGGTATCGTGTAAACATCCGACCATGCTGCCGACACATGCTGGTCGGCGACGTGCGCCACGGGGAAAATCTTTTGCCAGCAGACCGAACACGGCACGTTGAATGGCGACTCACCGTCGTTCATTCTCAAGTTGGTGGAAATGCTCGTTTTCCAGCACAATTAAGCATAATTAACGATGCCCCTTTCAACAAACCGGACTACTGGAGCCTGTGCGATAAGAAGTGACCCTTGAAAGTCGTCCTTGGGGCGTTCCTGAGTTTGGGCGGGAAAATAAGGTGTCTTGCCATCTTGCAGTTACATCACTGGACTTGGGAACGTACGAAGCGTAACAAGCGCGTGTATGACTTGCTGGACACGCGTAGAGCAGGCAAATACCAATAGCCGCCAGACGTTTGCTGGAGCTTTACAAAATTCGTTACACATAAGCGGACGCTATCAACAAGGATGCGAGCTGCAACAAACAATGCAATAGAAAAGCAAACGGGAAAGCagtttcgatttattttttttcctagtgGTTCTATTgtatagaaaaaataaattgaagcaGGAACATGGTTTTTTGGTCTACGAATTGGCAATATCGCAcgttcgaaaaacaaaaccccacggAATACAAATCGAATGGACATGCGAACATCATCGCTCGTAACGGTGGTGTATGCATTATGGAAAAGACGTGTGAATGGCGGGTTTTCACACGTTCACTACCACCGTGCGTACGAGAAAAAGATGCATTTCTAACATCGAACGGTGTCGAAAGCTGGCCCTAATCCAATTCCCAGCTAAATGAATAAATCTGCATTTAGTGAGAACGACCGTCGCAACGTCCCAAGCAAGCCCGAACGTCGTTCAGCGCTGATGAGAAGACTGGGACCCGTTGTCCGAGTGAATCAGGAGATGTAGGTTGAGATTGTAAATTGATTGGACATGATTTAATGCTCAATTAAAACTCGGCCAGGATTATCGGCTTCAAAAAGTTAAATCGGATTAAAAACTGAAACTTTTTTGGTTTATGGTTGACGAAACGTCTCATGTTTCAAGTTCcattgcagaaaaaaattgtCGAATTAACCATGTAGGTCAAAACGCTTCCTCAACATGCAATTACTGAAAGTCCTTGAAACGAAAATGAGCAAGAAATGCACGATTTAACAGGATACAATGATATATTTTAATTCCTCAAGTatataaaataatcataatttaaattctttTCAAACAATTCAAACACAATTTTAAATCACCTAAAGCTCTCTTTAAGACGCTCAGTTATAATGGAATCCTTTATCGTTGTGGagatacaaacaaaaacaaaacttcaaCCAAATTGAAATTCCCTGGAAATATCGGAATTACAAGGATGGCTCTTCATCTGAATGTTCTCAAGCGTCGAGTGTACACATCTTGAGTGCTGCAGACATTTTAATTACCATCGTTCCGTCCTGTCGCCAGAAAATGTCGGGAAACTAGATTCTATATTTGATCAGTCGGATGCAATACTATACATAAAGTATAATCTGGATTGAGCTGGTGCGAGACTTAAGCAAATTTTTACATCATTTCCAGCATTTTGTCAATTAAAGTGTGTAGTTTCTATTTCTTTCCTATTACCAAATCTTAAACGTCTTTGAtatggttttcgtttttttttaacattcgATGATTTTTTCACTTACggattgtttaaattttcaacataTTAGTCTGCTGTAGGTTTAAATGCCTTGCCTGAAATGGTGAAACGTAAGAAGGCGTTATTCGCCGAATTGAGGATGAAAAATACTGCGATGATGGATGGAATAGGAAGATGGATTGATTGATTCGAAAAATGATAAGTGTAACCATGCAACGTGAATACTCGGAAAAGAGCTACTGTAACATCGTTTAAAGGAAGACATCAATATAGCAGATGAGCATGAATATCGATTGTCTATCGAAGATTTCTTTCCTTGGGAAATCACGTAAATACCATATATTCTTGGCAAACTTGTCATTATTATCGATAGATGCGCGAGATGCATTTCAGCACCTCAGTTCAATACTCAAAATATCGGTTCATGCCGGCTGAAACCATCCTACTTCTCGTCTATGTCAATGTACACAGGAAACCAAGCATTATCTTACTAACCTTCAGTGGTGTCATCCCGGAccaaagaaataaaacgagtTCGAAGGAtcagtgaaagaaaaaaataatgaccAGTTTGGTCCAATATTCCCTTTTCTACCCCAGAACATTCCTCAACGTCATTGCATTGGCGCTAATTGGTTTTCTGCGTCTTGAGAGTTgaacattaaattaaacttGCTGGCTAATGGTCGATGCTTTATACTTCCTTCTAGCTCTGTTTCACATTTTACGCCTTCTACTTTGTGTCGCTACAAACACGAATGTAAGCGAGCGAGCAGACGATTTCAAAGCATTAACTTCATTATATAAGCAACATCTAAATTTTTAATAATCACAAATATCAGCATTGTGAAATTCATTTGGGAGGATGCATTATATCCAATAAACTGGATGAATTTCAGATGCTTAATAAAAAGATCCACGGACCTCATGCTTAACATATTAACgccattgaaataaaactataGAGTGGGGTTTTATTAAGTTTTTTCACGTctcattttttctcttgttacagtaaaaagaaataataacatTATCATAGTTTTACAATTGCGACCTTCTCTATTAGACGACAACATTTAATGtattgtgtttgtgtgtgtatatatagaCGACTTCTGTTGAACTTGGCTAGCTTTTCTAATACAGGATTTCCTCTTCCCTTTATATTTCTCTATACCGTTGCCAGTAGTGCGCTGTACCTCTCTGAAGAAGTCATAgtaaacataataaaaataatcataatattaaccctatttttcttttctcccttaagtctcataataaattgttttatccTGCGTATCGCATCTTCAATACCTTGGGTTCTATTGCAATGTAAATATCCGTATCAATTTATAACTTCTGCGATAGTTAGGAAACAAGCCACAATCGTAGTGCTTGAATAATAACGACGTACTCTGCGCAACGATTTGAACAAAAACTTTTCGTCCACGTGAAGAATGTACCACATGCGACGGAATGAACAtggaatcgaacaaaaaaacacctttgTTGTTGAGAAACAAttgaatggaaagaaaaaaaaacaaaataacaaacttCTATCATTAAATACTCATGAGGTCGCACTCATCCGCAGCTATGGGAGTCGAATGATATCCACGAATGATGCGATTCAACCTGCTGCTAGTTACTCGCATTTGTTCTTCACCGTGATCATAATCTGGTTCGTTTGGTGTATCAGGTACAGTGCACTAACAAAAACGGCATTAGCTCTGTAAACAACAAgagaaatataattaaaaaaaacaatataaccGTGTTTTTCTTCATGATTTGCTGAAGATACTTACTCTCCTTCCTTAAAATATTCCTTCAAAGTGGTGCTGAACTTTTTGGAATACTTTACGAATTCTTTTTTCCGCTGCTCTACCGCTTGCTTGCCGGAAGATCCGGGTATAAAGCCAACCACTTCATTGACTGCATCGAGCAGCTTTTTAATGGCACTGGCTATTTCTCTGAAAAAGGTTTTAGAAATGAGCTATTATTACTTTGCTTTCTACGAAAACTCAAACCATCatccataaaacaaaattttacatATCGCCAagcattagaaaaaaaaattgtgcaTCGTTTCAATAAGTACTGATTTTCGTGTAATTAATTGAGGgtcaatttcaaacaaaattaatttaaaaaaagagttTATAACCAGTTTTCATTAATGTaacacgaaaataaaagtgACTAATTACGATTGATTTATATATTACAATTAGGTGTTTTAGATATTACAGAAAGGTATCGTTCATTAATCATTCATTTAGCTTACTTTATGGTTTCCAGGAATGTTTTCCGATCCGCTATCTCATCCGGAATTCGGCTTAAAATCCGTTTAAGTGCGgccgattttttgttcaactccTGGAAGGCATCCTCCGTTCGATTTAGTCGATACTCAATCACTAACAAGggaataaagtaaaaaaaatcattcataaaGATGAGCTACAAAGCTGTTGAATTTTACGCCCAGCACGACAGAAATGCAACTTACGATCAGTGTCTGTGGCCGCTCCCTGCAGTCTGAGGATGCTCTCGTTCATATTAACGTTGATATCACCCTTTTTGATGATTCCCATCACGAGATCGTACGTCAATCCCGGGTGGCTCTGTTCGGCTTTTGTCAATGCTGCACGCAGCGCCTGCGATGCGACTACATCGCGCCGTTCCAgctgaaaagcaaaaaatcggACTGATGCATTACGCAAGCAATGGAAACGTTTCAAAATGGCTTTTAGCAAATCAACGATCAAGTGAACGGCCGAATGAATCGCCGATTGCGTCGTCTTCTTTCCCCATCCGGCCATTTAACAGCACATAAATCGATACGACAAATGGATCCGATTAGTTTCATGGTTCGTCCTGCCGTTTACTCAGGACGTGATTGCACGAATCCGCGACAAAGTTCAACTGGTATGCAGTTTGCGTTGTGAAAAGCAAGTAAACAAGTAAACAAACTAACATACAAAAAACAAGCCTTAAACCAGACGGGGCCCCATAGACCATCCTGGACCGTCCTGGTAATGGATGCAGCTGGGAGAAGCCATAGAAACCCGTCCTCCAGTTGAGGAAGCGTGATGCAGGAAGTAAAAAAGTGGTTTATGCAAACTGTGCAATATATGCGACTGGCTTCGCCCCCGGTCGTGGACGAGCAGCGCAAGCGGGAATTTGTCTCTAAAACTAGAAAGACGACTTTCCCTGCGCCatgttttccccttttctgGCCGCTCAACTGAACGCGGTGTTAGATTGGCGCGGATACGCTTCGAGCTGCCGCCTTTCCCATTTCGCCCTGTTGCTCTACATTACCTGGGACAATATTGGCCGTATCAGAATCGGAAGCACCAGGGATGTTACGACGGGCGCATCATCTCCCATTGTCATTGCTTGCGTTGGGCAGCGAGAGACTGCGTTAGCAGTGTGATGAATCTCTGCTAGACGCACGGAATTTTCCGCCGTTTCTCACGGGCAGCAGCTATATTAGGGTAGCTTTTCGGTGCTATATTTTAGCCACTAGTAGTAAACACGATACCGTACTGTATCGCATGCGAAACAGATCAATGAATCACCTCGCGCAGCAATGCACACTCACGCACCTACAGTTTTATGATATCATGCACAATCACCAAATTGGATTCGACACACATTCGCAGCCTGATCATTTAGACATTTTACCGTTGTAACAACAACCTGTGGTAACAGGATTTAAAGCACGACACTCAATTGTTGTATTAGCCCTATTATGATGATCAGATTTCCGTGAGAATCATTCGTTTTTACCAACTGTTGTGTGTGCAACAATTCCTGTGTAATTTCACGTAAATATTTTCATGACGTTTTGACGTCTGACACATCGACAGCCAAAACTGTCACTGCCTCTACGGGTAGGGCCCGGAACCGATATTTTTACATTCGAAAGGACACCTCTGCTTtctgatttatttaaaaagaaTTACTTGGCATTATTGCTAACGAAGTGCAGAAATtggaggagaaaataaaatatgtgcacaaataaaaataatcattcgcGACTACTTATTTTCATATAgaacaatttatttgtttgattgcgGTTGGGTACGGAACGAATACTCCGCGGAACAGATCATTCTGCATTGTCATAACAAAGTTTTTTTGCTTACAATAATAGCGCCTCGATCTGTCGGCGTTGCTCTCGCACGTtggtaatgaagaaaaaatattataaatacGGAAAATGCGTTGCAATTATTTAATGAGTCGTGTTTAGAAACAAAACATCTGCAAGGGTTGATAGCCCCTATTGACAGAATAGTTCCAACCGTTATTAACTCCAGCAGGAGTATGTAAGTATTGTGAGCTCTGATGTGAACACCTAAGCCATAACCTAAAATACCTGATATGAGCCGATACTTCTATTTGCAGGAAGAATTTTCAATCGCCACACTTTGGAGCTTCTAACAGCGACAGTGAGGAAGAAATTGATATCGATATTGAACCAGTGCAATTGACATATATCTTGGAAGGTGGAAATCCTGAAGAATTAGAGGATTTGGTTGTGTATTTGTCAGACGGAGAATCTGTAGCTTCGGGTGCAATGGAAGACGTCGGGGATTCCGACAGCGACTCGTCGTTCAGAGCGGATGATAGCACACTTTCCGATAGCTCTTTAGAATCTGACAATGAGGAAGAAACCGCAGAGGGCACAcagagcaaaagagaaaaatccgAAAATCCAACGGAGAGTGAGGGCACAACAGAAGACGCTGCCCCTCGTCGTGTCATCGACGATTACGATGAAGAGATGGAAGAAGATGAAGTGATAAAGGCAATCATTACAGAGATCAAGAAACCACGCTCCAAACCACCAAATATTCAAACAGAGGATTTTATCATTGATCTGTCGTTTCACCCGACCGAAGATATTCTTGCTGTCGGGACCTCGGTGGGAGACGTCCTTATGTACAAGTATGCGAATGAGGCGAATGTGCTCTCTGCCACGCAAGAACTACATACGAAATCAGTGCGTTGCGTGGAATTCGCCCCGGATGGTATATCGCTCATTTCGACTGGTCGAGAACGATCCATCGTTGTTATGGACGTCGAGACTGGCAAGTTTAAGCGATTCTGGGAAAATGCGCACGACGAGCCGGTGTATTCAATGGCAGTGGTCGGACAGCATTTGTTCACAactggcgatgatgatggaacgCTGAAACTGTGGGACGTTCGTCAGCGAGATGCGGTGTTTTCGCTGCGACCGGTGGAAGATTTTATTTCGTCTATTCttgcaaaccaccaccaacaaaagtaccTGCTAATGACTAGCGGAGATGGACTCCTTACGACGATAAACATTGCGCAACGGTATGTACAAATTAGTATAAAAACTGCCTCAAATACAATGATTGAGAAGattgtttgcttcgttttagGAAAATGTACGTACAGTCCGAACCATACGAGGAGGAGCTCAACTGCATGGGATTGTACAAGCGCGAGAGCAAGCTGGTAGTTGGTACCTCCAAAGGCAATTACTACACTTTCAACTGGGGACAGTTTGCCTACCACTGTGATGCTTTCACTGGACCTCCGGCAAGCGCGAACCGCATGGTACCGATCACGGAGCAAATTGGCGTGCTAGCGGGCGAAGACGGAATCATTCGTGCGATGCACCTTGTGCCTGGCCGGGTGCTTGGTATCGTTGGTCAGCATTCGATGGCTGTCGATACTCTGGACATTAGCGGTAATGGTGAGCTGATCGCCACCAGTTCCCACGACAATGATGTGCGCTTTTGGAATATCAAATATTTCGAAAATTTCGATGGAATCAAGTATAACAGTAAACCGGATAAGCGAACGTTGCAGCACAATCTGCCGTCGTCCCAGCGCACCAATGCCCGGGACTTCTTTGCAGGGCTGGATGAGTAACATGTGTTTGATGCTGAAAGTGTTCTACCGACACAGGGAAAGCTACTAGGCTAAGAGCCAGTGTCTTCAT encodes:
- the LOC128723427 gene encoding programmed cell death protein 10; its protein translation is MTMGDDAPVVTSLVLPILIRPILSQLERRDVVASQALRAALTKAEQSHPGLTYDLVMGIIKKGDINVNMNESILRLQGAATDTDLIEYRLNRTEDAFQELNKKSAALKRILSRIPDEIADRKTFLETIKEIASAIKKLLDAVNEVVGFIPGSSGKQAVEQRKKEFVKYSKKFSTTLKEYFKEGEANAVFVSALYLIHQTNQIMITVKNKCE
- the LOC128723699 gene encoding WD repeat-containing protein 55 homolog → MKNFQSPHFGASNSDSEEEIDIDIEPVQLTYILEGGNPEELEDLVVYLSDGESVASGAMEDVGDSDSDSSFRADDSTLSDSSLESDNEEETAEGTQSKREKSENPTESEGTTEDAAPRRVIDDYDEEMEEDEVIKAIITEIKKPRSKPPNIQTEDFIIDLSFHPTEDILAVGTSVGDVLMYKYANEANVLSATQELHTKSVRCVEFAPDGISLISTGRERSIVVMDVETGKFKRFWENAHDEPVYSMAVVGQHLFTTGDDDGTLKLWDVRQRDAVFSLRPVEDFISSILANHHQQKYLLMTSGDGLLTTINIAQRKMYVQSEPYEEELNCMGLYKRESKLVVGTSKGNYYTFNWGQFAYHCDAFTGPPASANRMVPITEQIGVLAGEDGIIRAMHLVPGRVLGIVGQHSMAVDTLDISGNGELIATSSHDNDVRFWNIKYFENFDGIKYNSKPDKRTLQHNLPSSQRTNARDFFAGLDE